A part of Streptomyces sp. NBC_01497 genomic DNA contains:
- a CDS encoding GntR family transcriptional regulator gives MSGTRRGGVDRGGTGRDSLPERDGAEPGDAERGDAETDGRDQDGAGTGGPFGGEVVAGGPAADGTANGGRDRSESAAFAPDSLVLNRKLPLWYQVSQSLRASILGRHPGDPLRLPTEERLAEHYGVGVLTMRQALKELVGEGLISRHRRHGTFIEPGSRRSAPRRLLGSVDAVVAQQSGDMTTVLGHGPAKVTGELAEFFPDLAEIVSYTRLRRDRESGEPVSWAQNAVRPEAAAHIDVAALAEAPMTKVLRDAAGVTISRITDTVRATLADPVTAELLDVPLLSPILHYTGVTYDERGRVVDVARIRYRGDRFAFSVTVQA, from the coding sequence GACGGAGCGGAGCCCGGTGACGCGGAGCGCGGCGACGCGGAGACCGATGGCCGGGACCAGGACGGCGCGGGGACCGGCGGTCCGTTCGGGGGCGAGGTGGTCGCCGGCGGCCCGGCCGCGGACGGCACGGCCAACGGCGGCCGGGACCGGAGCGAGTCGGCCGCCTTCGCGCCCGACTCGCTGGTACTCAACCGCAAGCTGCCCCTGTGGTACCAGGTCTCCCAGTCCCTGCGCGCCTCGATACTCGGCCGCCACCCGGGCGACCCGCTGCGGCTGCCCACCGAGGAGCGCCTCGCCGAGCACTACGGCGTCGGGGTCCTGACCATGCGCCAAGCCCTGAAGGAACTCGTCGGCGAGGGCCTCATCAGCAGGCACCGGCGGCACGGCACGTTCATCGAACCCGGCTCACGGCGCAGCGCCCCGCGCCGCCTGCTCGGCTCGGTGGACGCCGTGGTGGCGCAGCAGTCGGGCGACATGACGACGGTCCTCGGCCACGGACCCGCCAAAGTCACCGGAGAGTTGGCCGAATTCTTTCCTGATCTGGCCGAGATCGTCTCCTACACCCGCCTGCGCAGGGACCGCGAGAGCGGCGAGCCGGTGAGCTGGGCCCAGAACGCGGTCCGCCCCGAGGCCGCGGCGCACATCGACGTGGCCGCCCTGGCCGAGGCCCCGATGACCAAGGTGCTGCGTGACGCGGCGGGCGTCACGATCTCCCGGATCACCGACACGGTCCGGGCCACGCTGGCGGACCCGGTGACGGCGGAGCTGCTGGACGTTCCGCTGCTGAGCCCGATCCTGCATTACACCGGCGTGACGTACGACGAGCGGGGCCGGGTGGTCGACGTGGCCCGGATCCGCTACCGCGGCGACCGGTTCGCCTTCTCGGTGACCGTGCAGGCGTGA
- a CDS encoding SGNH/GDSL hydrolase family protein produces MKLTRTTPRSRRPRLVALASALAAGLALTLTGAAAAQAAPAAGTDYVALGDSYSSGVGSGDYDSASGSCDRSPHAYPALWAAAHAPATFTSLACSGALTGDVTGKQLTPLTSATDLVSITVGGNDAGFSDVMTTCVLKSQATCLSGIATANAFVDNTLPGRLDTVYADIRAKAPNAHVVVVGYPRFYELNGSCVVGLSEAERSAINSAADHLNSVTAKRAADHGFTFADVTQAFTGHEICSSGTAWLHSVNLLDLGESYHPTAAGQSGGYLPVFTAAAS; encoded by the coding sequence ATGAAACTGACCCGTACCACCCCACGTTCCCGGCGGCCCAGACTCGTGGCGCTCGCGTCCGCTCTGGCCGCGGGCCTCGCGCTCACCCTCACCGGCGCGGCGGCGGCCCAGGCCGCACCGGCCGCGGGCACCGACTACGTCGCGCTCGGCGACTCGTACTCCTCCGGAGTCGGCTCCGGCGACTACGACAGCGCCAGCGGTTCCTGCGACCGCAGCCCCCACGCCTACCCCGCCCTGTGGGCCGCCGCGCACGCGCCGGCCACCTTCACCTCCCTCGCCTGTTCCGGCGCCCTTACGGGTGATGTCACGGGCAAGCAGCTCACGCCGCTGACCTCCGCCACCGACCTCGTCTCGATCACCGTCGGCGGCAACGACGCGGGATTCTCCGATGTCATGACGACATGTGTCCTCAAGTCACAGGCCACCTGTCTCAGCGGCATCGCCACCGCCAATGCCTTTGTCGACAACACGCTCCCCGGCAGGCTCGACACCGTCTACGCCGACATCAGGGCCAAGGCGCCCAACGCCCATGTCGTCGTCGTCGGCTACCCGCGCTTCTACGAGCTGAACGGTTCGTGCGTGGTCGGGCTCAGCGAAGCCGAGCGGTCGGCCATCAACAGCGCCGCCGACCACCTCAACTCGGTGACGGCCAAGCGCGCGGCCGACCACGGCTTCACCTTCGCCGACGTCACCCAGGCGTTCACGGGGCACGAGATCTGCTCCAGCGGCACCGCCTGGCTGCACAGCGTGAACCTCCTCGACCTCGGGGAGTCCTACCACCCCACGGCCGCGGGGCAGTCCGGCGGATACCTGCCGGTCTTCACTGCCGCCGCGTCCTGA
- a CDS encoding type ISP restriction/modification enzyme: MPWSVAPLRFGRTWVLAPDATSLAARWDRLVRAEGAERDALFAPSRARTQATAVAALPGGARRTGRFARESGPCPEPLRITHGPFDEQWLIPDHRLIDAARPELWRVADERQVFAVEQGYVAGPAGPALLLSAPLPDGRSPAGRPGRIRPLYRRPGGVEPNLAPGLTALLSTRYGHDVGAGDVLAWSTAAALQAAGGCAVPLPADPALWAEGVALGAELARIQLRGARGGERPRLPGGRRPYVRAAPPARPEGLAYTPEDETLHLGGSGRISPVPEEAWAYRVAGVRVLELWFERRAARAEAGSLDAVAPAVWPQAWTSELLELIAVLALLARLAPRQEEVRGACAAAAAAGATLDRAALRAAGVLPVPTAARRPASVFDHHEEGPEGQFALI; the protein is encoded by the coding sequence ATGCCGTGGTCGGTGGCGCCGTTGCGGTTCGGCAGGACCTGGGTACTGGCCCCCGACGCGACCTCGCTCGCGGCGCGCTGGGACCGGCTCGTACGGGCCGAGGGCGCCGAGCGGGACGCCCTCTTCGCACCGAGCCGCGCCCGTACGCAAGCCACGGCGGTGGCCGCGCTGCCCGGCGGCGCGCGGCGTACCGGGCGTTTCGCCCGCGAGTCGGGACCCTGCCCGGAGCCGCTGCGCATCACCCACGGCCCGTTCGACGAGCAGTGGCTGATCCCCGACCACCGGCTGATCGACGCGGCCCGCCCCGAGTTGTGGCGCGTCGCTGACGAGCGGCAGGTCTTCGCGGTGGAACAGGGGTACGTCGCCGGGCCGGCGGGCCCGGCGCTGCTGCTGTCGGCGCCGCTGCCGGACGGCCGCTCCCCCGCGGGCCGGCCGGGCCGCATCCGGCCGCTGTACCGCAGGCCCGGCGGCGTGGAACCGAACCTCGCCCCGGGCCTCACCGCGCTGCTCTCGACGCGGTACGGCCACGATGTCGGCGCGGGCGACGTGCTGGCCTGGAGCACCGCGGCGGCGCTCCAGGCAGCGGGCGGCTGCGCCGTCCCGCTGCCCGCCGACCCGGCACTGTGGGCCGAGGGCGTGGCCCTGGGCGCCGAACTGGCGCGGATCCAGCTGCGCGGCGCGCGCGGGGGCGAGCGGCCGAGGCTGCCGGGCGGGCGGCGGCCCTATGTCCGCGCGGCGCCGCCCGCGCGGCCGGAGGGCCTCGCGTACACACCCGAGGACGAGACGCTGCACCTGGGCGGCTCCGGCCGGATCTCGCCCGTGCCCGAGGAGGCGTGGGCCTACCGGGTGGCCGGGGTCCGCGTCCTGGAGCTGTGGTTCGAGCGGCGCGCGGCGCGGGCGGAGGCCGGGTCGCTGGACGCCGTGGCCCCGGCGGTATGGCCGCAGGCCTGGACCTCGGAGCTGCTGGAGCTGATCGCGGTCCTCGCACTGCTGGCCCGGCTGGCGCCCCGGCAGGAGGAGGTGCGCGGCGCGTGCGCCGCGGCGGCGGCTGCGGGCGCGACCCTCGACCGGGCGGCGCTGCGGGCGGCGGGCGTCCTTCCGGTGCCGACGGCGGCGCGGCGGCCCGCATCGGTGTTCGACCACCACGAGGAGGGCCCGGAGGGGCAGTTCGCGCTGATCTGA